A portion of the Scleropages formosus chromosome 15, fSclFor1.1, whole genome shotgun sequence genome contains these proteins:
- the tmem234 gene encoding transmembrane protein 234 — translation MVSPVQVLCLVLVALLWGGSNPFLKRGTEGIEGVRGGGGAARQFLAELRFLFLNVRYLVPFLLNQSGSLIYYLTLASADLSLAVPLTNSLTFLFTLLGGALLGEDVGGKRAVAGTALTVLGVALCVVSSVNESGGAGL, via the exons ATGGTGTCTCCGG TGCAGGTGCTGTGCCTCGTGCTTGTCGCCCTGCTGTGGGGGGGCTCGAACCCCTTCCTCAAGAGGGGAACCGAGGGCATCGAAGGGgtgcgcggcggcggcggcgcggcgcggcagTTCTTGGCCGAACTCAGGTTCCTGTTCCTCAACGTGCGG TACCTCGTGCCCTTCCTGCTGAACCAGAGCGGCTCTCTCATTTACTACCTCACTCTGGCCTCCGCAG ACCTCTCGCTGGCTGTGCCGCTCACCAACTCGCTGACCTTCCTCTTCACCCTGCTGGGGGGCGCGCTCCTCGGGGAGGACGTCGGGGGCAAAA GGGCCGTAGCCGGAACGGCGCTCACCGTGCTGGGCGTTGCGCTGTGCGTCGTCAGCTCCGTCAACGAGAGCGGCGGTGCCGGATTATAG
- the eif3i gene encoding eukaryotic translation initiation factor 3 subunit I — protein MRPILLQGHERSITQIKYNREGDLLFSVAKDTVVNVWYSVNGERLGTYNGHTGAVWCVDVDWDTKNVLTGSADNTCRLWDCQTGKQLAQLKTSSAVRTCGFDFSGNIIMFSTDKQMGYQCFLNYFDLRDPQQIEDNQPYVSVPCSESKITSAVWGPLGEFVIAGHENGEINQFSAKSGEVLKKVKEHTKQINDIQTSVDLTMVITASKDNTAKLFDSTSLDHIKTFKTERPVNSAAISPIMDHVVMGGGQEAMEVTTTSTRIGKFEARFFHAAYEEEFGRVKGHFGPINCVAFHPDGKSYSSGGEDGYVRIHYFDPQYFEFEFEG, from the exons ATG AGACCCATTCTGCTGCAGGGCCACGAGAGGTCCATCACCCAGATCAAGTACAACCGAGAGGGAGACCTTCTCTTCTCTGTGGCCAAAGACACG GTGGTGAACGTGTGGTACTCGGTCAATGGCGAACGCCTCGGGACCTACAACGGTCACACCGGAGCCGTGTGGTGTGTGGATGTTGACT GGGACACCAAGAACGTACTCACCGGTTCAGCTGACAACACGTGTCGACTGTGGGACTGCCAGACAG GTAAACAGCTGGCTCAGCTCAAGACCAGCTCGGCCGTGAGGACCTGCGGCTTTGACTTCAGCGGCAACATCATCATGTTCTCCACGGACAAACAGATGGGTTATCAGTGTTTCCTGAACTACTTCGACCTTCGGGACCCCCAGCAGATTG AGGACAACCAGCCGTACGTGTCGGTGCCATGCAGCGAATCCAAGATAACGAGTGCTGTGTGGGGGCCGCTGGGCGAGTTTGTGATTGCGGGCCATGAAAATGGAGAGATCAACCAGTTCAGCGCCAAG TCTGGGGAGGTGCTGAAGAAGGTCAAGGAGCACACCAAACAGATCAATGACATCCAAACATCGGTGGACCTCACCATGGTCATCACAGCCTCTAAGGACAACACAGCCAAG CTCTTTGACTCCACGTCGTTGGATCACATCAAAACCTTTAAGACGGAGAGGCCTGTTAACTCGGCGGCCATTTCCCCCATCATGGACCAC GTGGTCATGGGAGGTGGGCAGGAGGCTATGGAGGTCACAACTACTTCAACGAGAATTGGTAAATTCGAGGCCAG GTTCTTCCACGCTGCTTACGAGGAGGAGTTTGGCAGAGTGAAGGGCCACTTTGGACCCATCAACTGTGTTGCATTTCACCCTGATGGGAAGAG CTACAGCAGTGGAGGAGAGGACGGATACGTCAGGATACATTATTTCGACCCGCAGTACTTTGAGTTTGAGTTTGAAGGCTAG